The Mycolicibacterium smegmatis genome has a window encoding:
- a CDS encoding TetR/AcrR family transcriptional regulator — protein sequence MAELGTRERILQATAELYRRQGMSATGLKQISGAAKAPFGSIYHHFPGGKEAISVEVIRSEGIRYGEFVGAQLADTDPATGIPQLFESAGRLLQSQDYSEACSIETIALEVASTNEVLRQESATVFENWLAGLARWFGQLDVDEATSRRLAVITLTALEGAFVLCRTLRSVEPIIAAAQGVQAAVTATLAEKR from the coding sequence TTGGCAGAGTTGGGCACGCGGGAGCGGATCCTGCAGGCCACGGCGGAGCTGTACCGTCGCCAGGGCATGTCGGCCACCGGGCTGAAACAGATCTCGGGGGCGGCGAAGGCCCCGTTCGGTTCGATCTACCACCATTTTCCCGGGGGCAAGGAAGCCATCAGCGTCGAGGTCATCCGATCGGAGGGCATCCGCTACGGCGAATTCGTCGGTGCGCAACTGGCAGACACGGACCCGGCCACCGGCATCCCCCAGCTGTTCGAGAGCGCCGGCCGGCTCCTGCAGTCTCAGGACTACTCCGAGGCGTGCTCGATCGAAACCATCGCGCTGGAGGTGGCGAGCACCAATGAAGTGCTGCGGCAGGAGTCCGCGACGGTGTTCGAGAACTGGCTCGCCGGTCTCGCACGCTGGTTCGGCCAACTCGACGTCGACGAGGCAACCAGCAGGCGACTGGCGGTCATCACCCTGACGGCCCTGGAGGGCGCGTTCGTGCTGTGCCGCACATTGCGCTCCGTCGAGCCGATCATCGCGGCCGCGCAGGGGGTGCAGGCCGCCGTGACCGCCACACTCGCAGAGAAGAGGTAG
- a CDS encoding ABC transporter permease, with protein MSIKHVSSPPSQHTAAPVPSAVRIGFSRVLPELKMFYRRPEQMVLTFSMPAVICLLLGSIFSDPLPVGGVSTGAVIAASMLAYGILSTSFINLGISIAADRDTGALRRLRGTPTTATSYFIGKIMLVAIVSFAEAVLLMAVGVLVFGLRLPADLFGWFTLAWVFVLGVVSCSLLGVFISNFASNAVAAAALTNGPAVGLQFLSGTYVPLMVLPTWMLAIGSLFPVKWMAQGFRSVLLPPELVAIEPAGSWEHWRIFLVLMAWCVGGLIACRAVFRWSDRD; from the coding sequence ATGTCGATCAAGCACGTCTCGAGTCCACCGTCGCAGCACACCGCCGCGCCCGTGCCCTCCGCGGTGCGCATCGGGTTCTCGCGTGTGCTGCCGGAACTGAAGATGTTCTACCGCAGGCCCGAACAGATGGTCCTGACCTTCTCGATGCCCGCGGTGATCTGCCTGCTGCTGGGCTCGATCTTCTCGGATCCGCTGCCCGTCGGCGGCGTCAGCACCGGCGCGGTGATCGCGGCGAGCATGCTCGCCTACGGAATCCTGTCGACGTCGTTCATCAACCTCGGCATCAGCATCGCCGCCGATCGCGACACCGGTGCGCTGCGCCGCCTGCGCGGCACACCCACCACCGCGACGTCGTATTTCATCGGCAAGATCATGCTGGTCGCGATCGTGAGTTTCGCCGAGGCCGTGCTGCTCATGGCCGTCGGGGTCCTGGTGTTCGGGCTGCGCCTGCCCGCCGATCTCTTCGGCTGGTTCACCTTGGCCTGGGTGTTCGTGCTCGGCGTCGTCAGTTGCTCACTGCTGGGGGTGTTCATCAGCAACTTCGCAAGCAATGCGGTGGCCGCCGCGGCGCTCACCAACGGGCCCGCGGTGGGACTGCAATTCCTCTCCGGCACATACGTTCCGCTGATGGTGCTGCCCACGTGGATGCTGGCCATCGGATCGCTGTTCCCGGTCAAGTGGATGGCGCAGGGTTTCCGCTCGGTGCTGCTGCCGCCGGAGCTGGTGGCGATCGAACCGGCGGGCAGCTGGGAGCACTGGCGGATCTTCCTCGTGCTGATGGCGTGGTGTGTCGGCGGGCTGATCGCCTGCCGCGCGGTGTTCCGCTGGTCGGACCGGGACTGA
- a CDS encoding ABC transporter ATP-binding protein: MSAAVEVRGLSKSYDRRPAVRDLDLDVGYGEIFAILGPNGAGKTTTVEILEGNRRRDSGEVLVLGEDPGRAGRQWRARIGIVLQEVSDAGMLTVGETVQMFAACYGTARAPADVLELVGLRHASRSRVRTLSGGQRRRLDVALGIIGRPELVFLDEPTTGFDPEARQQFWELIRLLAADGTTIVLTTHYLEEAAALADRVAVIADGNVVAVDSPTRLTRHVDTAATVRWMEGGHVHEERTEFPTELIRQRSRVGAELAQLTVTRPSLEDAYLHLIGRT, from the coding sequence GTGAGTGCGGCGGTCGAGGTGCGCGGGCTGTCGAAGAGCTACGACCGACGGCCGGCTGTCCGTGATCTCGACCTGGACGTCGGATACGGCGAGATCTTCGCGATCCTCGGGCCCAACGGGGCCGGGAAGACCACCACGGTCGAGATCCTCGAAGGCAACCGGCGGCGTGACTCCGGGGAGGTCCTGGTGCTGGGAGAGGACCCGGGACGTGCCGGGCGCCAGTGGCGGGCCCGCATCGGCATCGTGCTGCAGGAGGTCAGCGATGCGGGGATGCTCACGGTGGGTGAGACCGTGCAGATGTTCGCCGCGTGCTACGGCACCGCCCGCGCGCCCGCCGACGTGCTCGAACTGGTCGGCCTCAGGCATGCGTCCCGGTCACGCGTACGCACGCTCTCGGGTGGGCAGCGGCGCAGGCTCGACGTCGCGCTCGGCATCATCGGCAGGCCCGAACTGGTGTTCCTCGACGAACCGACGACAGGTTTCGATCCCGAGGCGCGCCAACAGTTCTGGGAACTGATCCGGCTGTTGGCCGCCGACGGCACGACGATCGTGCTGACCACGCACTATCTGGAAGAGGCCGCGGCCCTGGCCGACCGCGTCGCGGTCATCGCGGACGGCAATGTGGTGGCCGTGGATTCGCCGACCCGGCTGACGCGCCACGTGGACACCGCGGCGACGGTCCGGTGGATGGAGGGCGGGCACGTCCACGAGGAGCGCACCGAGTTCCCCACCGAACTGATCCGGCAACGCAGCCGCGTCGGGGCCGAACTCGCGCAGCTCACCGTGACGCGGCCGTCGCTCGAAGACGCCTACCTGCACCTGATCGGCCGGACCTGA